Proteins encoded together in one Pseudomonas arsenicoxydans window:
- a CDS encoding LysR family transcriptional regulator produces the protein MNPFEDMRIFCQVMDSGSFTSAADQLGLSKQFVSRRLMQLEERLGVRLLNRSTRRLDVTPLGQSYYESALRLLGEVEQVEQGIAGQTTEPRGTIRVSAPLSFALAHLGCLLPLFLQRYRDVTVEMDLSDRPVDLLGEGYDLALRIGTLEDSTLIARRIAAIQRVYCASPAYLAERGTPLKPEDLHSHDCLPYGHGRQVQWRFEGQGKPLTVNVTGRMRVNNGELLRDAAVAGMGVTYLPTFIVGSALKDGRLVPVLDEFRPAPLTLSAVYPQHRQSSRPVQALIEFLRERLDQAEGVL, from the coding sequence ATGAACCCGTTCGAAGATATGCGTATTTTTTGCCAGGTCATGGACTCCGGCAGCTTCACCTCGGCAGCGGATCAATTGGGGCTGTCCAAGCAGTTCGTCAGCCGACGCTTGATGCAACTTGAAGAGCGCCTGGGCGTGCGCTTGCTCAACCGTTCCACGCGGCGGCTGGACGTCACGCCACTGGGGCAGAGTTATTACGAGTCGGCCTTGCGCCTGCTTGGCGAAGTCGAGCAAGTGGAGCAGGGCATCGCCGGCCAGACCACCGAGCCACGCGGGACCATTCGGGTGAGCGCACCGTTGTCGTTTGCGCTGGCGCATCTGGGGTGTTTGTTGCCATTGTTTTTGCAGCGCTATCGCGACGTCACCGTGGAGATGGATTTAAGCGACCGCCCGGTGGATTTGCTCGGTGAGGGTTACGACCTGGCGCTGCGCATCGGCACCCTGGAAGACTCTACGCTGATTGCGCGCCGCATCGCCGCGATCCAGCGCGTGTATTGCGCCAGCCCGGCTTACCTGGCCGAGCGCGGCACGCCGCTCAAACCCGAAGACTTGCACAGCCATGATTGCCTGCCCTACGGCCACGGTCGACAGGTGCAATGGCGTTTCGAAGGGCAGGGCAAGCCGCTGACGGTCAACGTAACGGGCAGGATGCGCGTCAACAACGGCGAATTGCTCAGGGATGCGGCGGTGGCCGGGATGGGGGTTACCTACCTGCCGACGTTCATTGTCGGCTCGGCGCTGAAAGATGGCCGACTGGTGCCGGTGCTGGATGAGTTTCGTCCGGCGCCACTGACTTTATCGGCGGTGTACCCGCAGCATCGCCAGAGTTCGCGACCGGTGCAGGCACTGATCGAGTTTTTGCGTGAGCGGCTGGATCAGGCTGAAGGTGTGTTGTAG
- the gspG gene encoding type II secretion system major pseudopilin GspG — MNQRLRSAPRTQSGFTLLELLVVLVVLGLLAGIVAPKYFAQLGRSEVKVAKAQIEGLGKALDLYRLEVGHYPSTEQGLQALITAPSDETKWTGPYLQKKLPLDPWGRSYTYRYPGENGEYDLLSMGKDGQPGGEGENAEITSWQ, encoded by the coding sequence ATGAATCAGCGTTTGCGTTCCGCCCCGCGTACTCAAAGCGGGTTCACCCTGCTCGAACTGTTGGTGGTGCTGGTGGTGCTGGGGCTGTTGGCCGGCATCGTCGCGCCGAAGTATTTCGCCCAGCTGGGCCGCTCCGAAGTGAAGGTGGCCAAAGCGCAAATCGAAGGCCTGGGCAAAGCCCTGGATCTTTACCGCCTGGAGGTCGGCCATTACCCGTCGACCGAACAAGGTTTGCAGGCGCTGATCACCGCGCCCAGCGATGAAACCAAATGGACCGGTCCTTACTTGCAGAAAAAATTGCCGCTGGATCCGTGGGGCCGTAGCTACACCTACCGCTACCCCGGTGAAAACGGCGAGTACGACTTGCTGTCCATGGGCAAGGACGGCCAACCCGGCGGCGAAGGCGAAAACGCCGAAATCACCAGCTGGCAGTGA
- a CDS encoding type II secretion system F family protein: MRFHLKAVGKAGVVSMTVEAPGHSEARRIVEDQGLRVVSLHVERHWRALRLQKRETFNLVLFSQELTTLLNAGLPLIDALESLAEKETAPQARKTLSELVRLLYEGKSFSQALAQLSAVFPPLYVALVQSSEKTGAVGDALGRYVSYRQRMDEVRQKIISASIYPLLLLVVGGGVVLFLMGYVVPRFSLVFEGLGSNLPWLSQVLMSSGMFLHAHQGEFFGALLAIIVALAFLQRQPAFRRGVDRVIEKLPAVHQRIFMYELARFYRSLGILLQGGIPLVTAMGMVRGLLTVASRARLDQACERVREGQSLSTALELNHLVTPVSLRLLRAGEQSGNLGQMMERSADFYDEEISRWIEWFVRLFEPLLMTFIGLLIGVIVILMYIPIFELASSIH, translated from the coding sequence ATGCGCTTTCATCTCAAGGCCGTGGGCAAGGCCGGTGTGGTCTCGATGACCGTCGAGGCTCCCGGCCACAGTGAAGCCCGGCGCATCGTCGAAGACCAGGGCCTGCGGGTGGTCAGCCTGCACGTCGAGCGACACTGGCGCGCGTTGCGCTTGCAGAAGCGCGAGACCTTCAATCTGGTTTTGTTCAGCCAGGAATTGACCACGCTGCTCAACGCGGGCCTGCCGCTGATCGATGCACTGGAAAGTTTGGCGGAGAAAGAAACCGCGCCACAGGCCCGCAAAACCTTGAGTGAACTGGTGCGCCTGCTTTATGAAGGCAAATCTTTCTCCCAGGCCCTGGCACAGTTGTCGGCGGTGTTCCCGCCGTTGTATGTGGCGCTGGTGCAGTCCAGCGAGAAAACCGGCGCCGTGGGCGATGCCCTGGGCCGCTATGTCAGCTATCGCCAGCGCATGGACGAAGTTCGGCAAAAAATCATCAGCGCGTCGATCTACCCGCTGCTGTTGCTGGTGGTGGGCGGTGGCGTGGTGTTGTTTTTGATGGGCTACGTGGTGCCGCGCTTCAGCCTGGTGTTCGAAGGACTGGGGTCGAACCTGCCGTGGCTGTCGCAAGTGCTGATGAGCAGCGGGATGTTCCTGCATGCGCACCAGGGCGAATTCTTTGGCGCCTTGCTGGCAATCATCGTCGCCCTCGCCTTCCTCCAGCGCCAACCGGCCTTTCGTCGGGGCGTGGACCGCGTGATCGAAAAACTCCCGGCGGTCCATCAGCGCATCTTCATGTACGAACTGGCGCGTTTCTATCGCTCGTTGGGGATCCTGCTGCAAGGCGGCATCCCGCTCGTCACTGCCATGGGCATGGTCCGAGGCCTGCTCACCGTCGCCTCCCGCGCACGCCTGGACCAGGCCTGCGAACGGGTACGCGAGGGGCAATCGCTGTCCACCGCGCTGGAACTCAACCACCTGGTGACCCCGGTTTCCCTGCGCCTGCTGCGTGCGGGCGAACAGTCCGGCAACCTCGGCCAGATGATGGAACGCAGCGCCGACTTCTACGACGAGGAAATCAGCCGCTGGATCGAATGGTTCGTGCGCTTGTTCGAACCCTTGCTCATGACCTTCATCGGCCTGCTGATCGGGGTCATCGTGATCCTGATGTACATCCCGATTTTCGAGCTGGCCTCAAGTATTCACTGA
- a CDS encoding alpha/beta hydrolase → MNIVKKTLTASLLALSVGNAFAAGSPGVEHTTQAFLEALAAGGGKPLEQLSPVDARAVLTGAQNSVKVDLSGVDVSDRAIKVDGQTINLKIVRPAKVKGELPVFMFFHGGGWVLGDYPTHQRLIHDLVIGSGAVAVYVDYTPSPEAHYPTAINQAYAATRWVAEHGKDIGVDGKRLAVAGNSVGGNMAAVVALMAKEQKTPALRFQLLMWPVTNAQFDSGSYQQFAEGHFLTKGMMNWFWDNYTTDQAERAQIHASPLQASAEQLKGLPAALVQTAEFDVLRDEGEAYARHLDAAGVPVTAVRYNGMIHDFGLLNPLSQIPEVKAAVRQAALELKTHLN, encoded by the coding sequence ATGAACATCGTCAAAAAAACCCTGACCGCCTCCCTCCTCGCCCTCTCCGTCGGCAACGCTTTTGCCGCGGGCAGCCCGGGTGTCGAACACACCACCCAAGCCTTCCTCGAAGCCCTGGCGGCCGGCGGTGGCAAGCCGCTTGAACAGCTGAGCCCTGTCGATGCCCGTGCGGTTCTGACCGGTGCGCAAAACTCGGTGAAGGTTGATCTGTCGGGTGTGGACGTCAGCGACCGCGCTATCAAAGTCGATGGACAAACCATCAACCTGAAAATCGTGCGGCCAGCCAAGGTCAAAGGTGAGTTGCCAGTGTTCATGTTCTTCCACGGTGGCGGCTGGGTGTTGGGCGACTACCCGACTCACCAGCGCCTGATCCACGACCTGGTGATCGGCTCCGGCGCGGTCGCGGTGTATGTCGATTACACCCCGTCGCCGGAAGCGCACTACCCGACCGCGATCAACCAGGCCTACGCCGCGACCCGTTGGGTGGCCGAGCACGGCAAGGACATCGGCGTCGACGGCAAACGCCTGGCGGTGGCCGGCAACAGCGTCGGCGGCAACATGGCGGCGGTCGTGGCCTTGATGGCCAAGGAACAGAAAACCCCGGCGCTGCGCTTCCAGCTGTTGATGTGGCCAGTGACCAACGCGCAGTTCGACAGCGGTTCGTACCAGCAATTTGCCGAGGGCCACTTCCTCACCAAAGGCATGATGAATTGGTTCTGGGACAACTACACCACCGACCAGGCCGAGCGTGCGCAGATCCATGCCTCGCCGTTGCAAGCCAGCGCCGAGCAGCTCAAAGGCCTGCCCGCCGCACTGGTGCAAACCGCCGAGTTCGACGTGTTGCGTGACGAAGGCGAAGCCTATGCCCGCCACCTCGACGCCGCCGGTGTGCCGGTCACGGCGGTGCGCTACAACGGCATGATTCACGACTTCGGCCTGCTCAATCCGCTGAGCCAGATTCCTGAAGTGAAAGCGGCGGTGCGTCAGGCGGCACTGGAACTCAAGACTCATCTGAACTGA
- a CDS encoding amidohydrolase — MNADLILFNGQFHTVDRENPRASAVAISDGRFVAVGTDAQAMALRGSGTQVIDLKGRCVIPGLNDSHLHLIRGGLNYNLELRWEGVPSLVDALRMLKDQADRTPTPQWVRVVGGWNEFQFAEKRMPTLEELNQAAPDTPVFVLHLYDRALLNRAALRVAGYTRDTPNPPGGEIVRDANGNPTGMLVARPNAMILYSTLAKGPKLPLEYQVNSTRQFMRELNRLGLTSAIDAGGGFQNYPDDYQVIEQLAKDQQLTIRIAYNLFTQKPKEELSDFKNWTSSVTLHQGDDFLRHNGAGEMLVFSAADFEDFLEPRPDLPQTMEDELEPVVRHLVEQRWPFRLHATYNESISRMLDVFEKVNRDIPFNGLPWFFDHAETITPQNIERVRALGGGIAIQDRMAFQGEYFVERYGAKAAEATPPIKRMLAEGVPVGAGTDATRVSSYNPWTSLYWMVSGRTVGGLELHAEGLSRQTALELFTHGSAWFSSEQGKKGMIKVGQLADVAALSADFFSVDEEAIKWIESVLTVVGGKVVYAAGDFEKLGPASVPVLPDWSPVVKVPGHWRPTSPMQAQVHHCSGPCGVHAHSHDKARLSNAPVSDFAGFWGAFGCSCFAF; from the coding sequence ATGAACGCCGATCTGATTTTATTCAATGGCCAATTTCATACCGTTGACCGTGAAAACCCACGCGCCAGCGCTGTTGCGATAAGCGATGGTCGCTTCGTCGCGGTTGGCACCGATGCCCAGGCCATGGCCCTGCGCGGGTCGGGTACGCAGGTCATCGACCTCAAGGGTCGCTGCGTCATCCCTGGCCTCAACGACTCGCACTTGCACCTGATCCGTGGCGGTTTGAACTACAACCTCGAACTGCGCTGGGAAGGCGTGCCGTCGTTGGTCGATGCCCTGCGCATGCTCAAGGATCAGGCCGACCGTACGCCGACGCCGCAATGGGTACGCGTGGTCGGTGGCTGGAACGAATTCCAGTTCGCTGAAAAACGCATGCCGACCCTGGAAGAGCTCAACCAGGCCGCGCCGGACACCCCGGTGTTCGTCCTGCACCTCTACGACCGTGCCTTGCTCAACCGCGCTGCCTTGCGCGTGGCCGGTTACACCCGCGATACGCCGAACCCGCCGGGCGGCGAGATTGTCCGGGATGCCAATGGCAACCCGACCGGCATGCTGGTCGCTCGCCCGAACGCGATGATTCTCTACTCGACGCTGGCCAAGGGGCCGAAGCTGCCGCTGGAATATCAGGTCAACTCGACCCGCCAGTTCATGCGCGAGCTCAATCGTCTTGGCCTGACCAGCGCGATCGATGCCGGGGGTGGTTTCCAGAATTATCCGGACGATTACCAGGTGATCGAGCAGTTGGCCAAGGACCAGCAGCTGACCATTCGCATCGCTTACAACCTGTTCACGCAGAAGCCGAAAGAAGAGCTGAGCGATTTCAAGAACTGGACCAGCAGCGTGACCCTGCACCAGGGCGACGATTTCCTGCGGCACAACGGCGCCGGGGAAATGCTGGTGTTTTCGGCGGCGGATTTCGAGGACTTCCTCGAGCCGCGCCCGGACCTGCCGCAAACCATGGAAGACGAGCTGGAACCGGTGGTCCGCCACCTGGTGGAGCAACGCTGGCCGTTCCGTTTGCACGCCACCTACAACGAATCCATCAGCCGCATGCTCGACGTGTTCGAGAAGGTTAATCGCGACATTCCATTTAACGGCTTGCCGTGGTTCTTCGACCACGCTGAAACCATCACCCCACAGAACATCGAGCGGGTCAGGGCGCTGGGCGGCGGTATCGCGATTCAGGACCGGATGGCGTTCCAGGGTGAGTATTTCGTCGAGCGTTATGGCGCCAAAGCCGCTGAAGCGACCCCGCCGATCAAACGCATGCTGGCCGAAGGCGTGCCGGTCGGCGCCGGCACCGACGCGACCCGGGTGTCCAGCTACAATCCATGGACTTCGCTGTACTGGATGGTCAGCGGCCGCACAGTGGGCGGGCTTGAGCTGCATGCCGAGGGCCTGTCCCGGCAGACCGCGCTGGAGCTGTTCACCCACGGCAGCGCCTGGTTCTCTTCCGAGCAGGGCAAGAAAGGCATGATCAAGGTCGGCCAACTGGCGGACGTCGCTGCGCTGAGTGCGGACTTTTTCAGCGTCGACGAAGAAGCGATCAAGTGGATCGAATCGGTGTTGACCGTGGTCGGCGGCAAGGTGGTGTACGCGGCCGGTGATTTCGAAAAACTCGGGCCGGCCAGCGTGCCGGTGCTGCCGGACTGGTCGCCGGTGGTGAAGGTGCCGGGGCACTGGCGGCCGACCTCGCCGATGCAGGCGCAGGTTCACCATTGCAGCGGGCCGTGCGGCGTGCATGCCCACAGCCATGACAAAGCACGCCTGTCGAACGCGCCGGTCAGTGATTTTGCGGGTTTCTGGGGCGCCTTTGGCTGCTCGTGCTTCGCGTTCTGA
- a CDS encoding lytic transglycosylase domain-containing protein translates to MKTLTTGLLGCLLLTSVVQADVFVSVDAKGSYVLSNVHRPGRTYERVIHEPEKALVSLDQQPQMIARQPYAELVSAAATANELPAALLHAVIREESRYNSDATSPKGAGGLMQLMPETAREMGVKNVYDPKANIQGGAKYLKRLMTLFDNDIALAVAAYNAGPQAVLSRGGVIPPFAETQRYVPSVLRQYRRLQGLAVDAPL, encoded by the coding sequence ATGAAAACACTCACCACAGGGCTGCTCGGCTGCTTGCTGCTGACCAGCGTCGTCCAGGCCGATGTGTTCGTTTCCGTGGACGCCAAGGGCAGCTACGTGCTGTCCAACGTTCACCGTCCCGGCCGCACGTATGAGCGGGTCATTCATGAGCCGGAAAAGGCGCTGGTCAGCCTTGATCAGCAGCCCCAGATGATTGCGCGGCAGCCCTATGCCGAACTGGTTTCGGCGGCTGCCACGGCCAATGAATTACCGGCGGCGCTGCTGCACGCGGTGATCCGGGAAGAGTCCCGCTACAACTCGGATGCGACATCGCCCAAAGGCGCCGGTGGGCTGATGCAGTTGATGCCTGAGACCGCCCGGGAAATGGGGGTCAAGAATGTCTACGACCCGAAAGCCAACATCCAGGGCGGCGCCAAATACCTCAAGCGCCTGATGACCCTGTTCGACAACGACATCGCCCTCGCCGTGGCGGCTTACAACGCCGGGCCGCAAGCGGTGCTCAGCCGTGGCGGGGTGATTCCGCCGTTCGCCGAAACCCAGCGTTACGTGCCCAGCGTGCTGCGCCAATACCGCCGCTTGCAGGGCCTGGCCGTGGACGCGCCGTTGTGA
- a CDS encoding mechanosensitive ion channel family protein gives MSFVLAHLLSWSALLLVIDALLWQLAPFKHRVTRVGVRLVLFVMFSALVINAGVSPLLAPQFAEDRVVQLGATALGILWWLYAARVLTEVIGLVLMRRIGHSGRLLQDVIGALVFLVAIVAAAGYVLELPVKGLLATSGVVAIVVGLALQSTLSDVFSGIVLNTTKPYQVDDWIMIDGVEGKVLDIDWRATHLLTSAGSTAVVPNSVAAKAKIVNLSRPTNMHGVSISIQVPNHIRPRRVLDALERTLQGSSSLLLNPPPKAVLKEAGETMSEYVASGFITELGKKSEVRNQLFDLAHRHLEAAGISRQLDGVIEPTTRARALLDEVKIFRSLSEDERDQMAQSMVPQQYAAGQVVLALGDVPDSLMVIATGVVSATVPDGTGQTEAGRMGPSEVMGEQSILTDTPSEATFTTLTSCIIYRIDKSLTRQCMEQRVEVGRALNKLQAVRTQNSRLALMAKPAPIKKSGFLSWLQKRQPV, from the coding sequence ATGTCCTTCGTCCTTGCTCATTTGCTGTCCTGGAGCGCCCTGCTGCTGGTGATCGACGCGCTGCTCTGGCAACTCGCGCCGTTCAAGCATCGCGTCACCCGGGTCGGTGTGCGGCTGGTGCTGTTTGTGATGTTCAGCGCACTGGTCATCAACGCCGGCGTCAGCCCGTTACTGGCGCCGCAGTTTGCCGAGGATCGCGTGGTGCAATTGGGCGCCACGGCGCTGGGGATTCTCTGGTGGTTGTACGCGGCACGGGTGCTCACCGAAGTCATCGGCCTGGTGCTGATGCGGCGCATCGGTCACAGCGGTCGATTGTTGCAGGATGTCATTGGTGCGCTGGTGTTTCTGGTGGCCATCGTGGCGGCGGCCGGGTATGTGTTGGAACTGCCGGTCAAAGGGTTGCTGGCGACCTCCGGGGTGGTGGCCATCGTTGTCGGTCTGGCGCTGCAAAGCACCTTGAGCGACGTGTTTTCCGGGATCGTACTAAACACCACCAAGCCGTATCAGGTCGATGACTGGATCATGATCGATGGCGTCGAAGGCAAAGTGCTCGACATTGACTGGCGCGCGACTCACCTTCTGACCAGTGCCGGCAGCACGGCGGTGGTGCCAAACTCAGTGGCGGCCAAGGCGAAAATCGTCAACCTGAGTCGGCCTACCAACATGCACGGCGTGTCGATCAGTATTCAGGTGCCCAACCACATTCGCCCGCGTCGGGTACTGGATGCACTGGAGCGCACACTGCAGGGCAGCAGCAGCTTGCTGCTCAACCCTCCCCCGAAAGCGGTGCTCAAGGAAGCCGGCGAAACCATGTCCGAATACGTGGCCAGCGGCTTTATCACCGAGCTTGGGAAAAAGAGCGAGGTGCGCAACCAACTGTTCGACCTGGCCCATCGGCACCTGGAAGCGGCGGGTATTTCCCGGCAGCTCGATGGCGTGATTGAGCCGACGACTCGCGCGCGGGCGTTGCTTGATGAAGTGAAAATCTTTCGTTCCCTGAGCGAGGATGAGCGTGACCAAATGGCCCAGTCGATGGTCCCGCAGCAGTACGCCGCAGGCCAGGTGGTATTGGCATTGGGCGACGTGCCGGACAGCTTGATGGTGATCGCCACGGGTGTGGTCAGCGCCACCGTGCCCGACGGTACCGGGCAAACCGAAGCCGGACGCATGGGCCCCAGCGAAGTGATGGGCGAACAAAGCATCCTCACCGATACGCCGTCCGAGGCGACCTTTACCACGTTGACGTCGTGCATCATTTACCGGATCGACAAGTCCCTGACTCGCCAGTGCATGGAGCAACGGGTTGAAGTGGGTCGGGCGCTGAACAAGTTGCAAGCGGTACGCACGCAAAACAGTCGGTTGGCGTTGATGGCCAAACCGGCGCCGATCAAGAAGAGTGGATTTCTGAGTTGGCTGCAGAAACGCCAACCGGTGTGA
- the ycaC gene encoding isochorismate family cysteine hydrolase YcaC: protein MSNVPYKRLNKDDAVVLLVDHQTGLISLVQDFSPNEFKNNVLALADLAKFFKLPTILTTSFENGPNGPMVPELKELFPDAPYIPRPGQINAWDNEDFVKAVKATGRKQLIIAGVVTDVCVTFPTLSALAEGFEVFVVTDASGTFNETVQQAAWARMSAAGAQLVNWFAVACELQGDWRNDMEGLANLLSPRIPNYRNLMNSYSVLTSK, encoded by the coding sequence ATGAGCAACGTTCCGTACAAACGCCTGAACAAAGACGATGCCGTAGTCCTGTTGGTCGACCACCAGACCGGCCTGATCTCGCTGGTCCAGGATTTCTCGCCGAACGAATTCAAGAACAACGTGCTGGCCCTTGCGGACCTGGCCAAGTTCTTCAAACTGCCGACCATCCTCACCACCAGCTTCGAAAATGGCCCTAACGGTCCAATGGTGCCTGAGCTCAAGGAGCTGTTCCCGGACGCGCCGTACATCCCGCGTCCAGGCCAGATCAACGCTTGGGATAACGAAGATTTCGTCAAAGCCGTGAAAGCCACTGGCCGCAAGCAACTGATCATCGCTGGTGTGGTAACTGACGTGTGCGTGACGTTCCCGACGCTGTCGGCGCTGGCCGAAGGCTTTGAAGTGTTTGTGGTGACCGACGCCTCGGGCACGTTCAACGAAACCGTGCAGCAAGCCGCCTGGGCGCGCATGTCGGCTGCGGGTGCGCAACTGGTGAACTGGTTCGCGGTGGCCTGCGAGCTGCAAGGCGACTGGCGCAACGATATGGAAGGCCTGGCGAACCTGCTGTCGCCGCGCATTCCTAACTATCGCAACCTGATGAACAGCTACTCGGTACTGACGTCGAAGTAA